DNA sequence from the Xenopus tropicalis strain Nigerian chromosome 4, UCB_Xtro_10.0, whole genome shotgun sequence genome:
cacaggcagcataggaaaggcagaatgctgcctgtgtgtgccatattctgcctaccctatgctgcctgtgggaggtgaacctggcaggggtttgttctgggagtttgttagcagttggaaatagccattaaatggtccctaaggtgtgtaattatattctgggggttgctgtgctatccatagaggaggaggcggcatatggatttaagggtgtgtcttaatatgacataatataattctttaacatatgaatgatggttgatatccctgcagcgaccattgtgataaaatgggtgtggtttgaaatgggggagtggccaaaactggcttccattagcggccctccaccatgtattcgagagaaattccggccctcggcactgcagaagttggacagcactgtgataGGTGGTTTCACTACTATGTTAGATATAATGAAAATGGAGGCACTGCTCTTTTATACCATTTAAATATGGAATCTGCCATTTCTGGGGGGGATTGCCCTTGTTTAACAGAGCTGGAAAAAATTCTGCAAAAATGTCTGATCATGGGAAAAATATGCAGTTTAAAAGGAGGTGAGTGTTTTCTATTAAGGTATACTGATGGAATATATTAGCTGCATATTTTCGCTCCTCACCTGCTCATCAATAAGCTGCAGCTGCTGACTAACTCTGGAATCCATTTCTATAGTCACATCTCCCTGTCTGCGAGAGTCATCCTGAAGAAGAACCGAGGGACCTATGGTGACACGACATTGAGTGAGAACACTATAATGCTGATACATGCAGGAATTTTTCAGAGAGAAAAATCCATATGAAAACTACCATAGCAATATCaatacagaaaaacaaagtgtacAATAATAAAAACTGGTAAGAAAAAAGACCTTGTTCACCCTGCAGACTCATGATTTAGCCAAACCAAATAATTTTGACAAGGTATATGAATACCAGCCAGTTTGTCTCTCGTAAAAAACATATTCACCAAGATCTGATCAATGTTAGGTCCTCTTTCCCAGAGGAATCACCATATCTTTGGAAAATAAACAAACTATAAAGTCTGAAGGGCAAACAAATGAATGGTTGGACCACTGACCTGATACAGAACAGTGACAGCAGACAAAAATGCATGTAGTCAGTAAGGCACAGGATTACACAACACACACTCTACCTAGGCTATTATGATGAAGTGGGAGTGCCACCTGGCCTTGAGAGAAGTGTTCCCTTCGACTCCTCTGTTGCTTTAGGTTCTGTGGAAAAGATGCATGTGTTAAACATGGGATTTAGGGATTTTCACCCTCAACCTATAACGCTTAACTAAAGTACTTTACCTCTGTCCTAACTTCCAAAACCGACTTGAAATCATTAGACATTGATGCAAGCTTTGACTGAAAGAGAGAAAAATAGTTTGATTAATTAGAGATGAACCTTACAGAAATGTTTAACATGGCTTCACAGTAGCAGGAGGTGTAAGCCAGCAAGTCTTAAAGAGTACCCAACTCCCATTTATTAACCCTTACCTGCAGGGAGACCACAACCGTATTTGAATGAGTCTGAAGATGTCGCCCACTTTGACTGCCACGAGCACGGACAAAAGACTGGAGCTGAGCAATCTGCTGGTTCAGACTTCCTATATCCTGCAAGTGTTCCAAGAAAAGTATGTTCATAGTCAGCATTGGTACCCAACCAGTTGCTCGGGAACAaaattttgctcaccaaccccttggatgttgttcccagtggccttaaagcagatgcttatttttgaattcctggcttggaggcaagttttggctgcattaAAACCAAAGTGTACTGCCACTgtcaaagcctcctgtaggctccaagcccacataggagctaccaaatagccaatcatagcccttatttagcaccctcATGTACAATTTTCATGCTtttattgctccccaactctttttacatttgaatgtggctcaggggtaaaaaaatgTTAGGGATCCCTGATTTAAAGAGTTCAAGTCACTTGCACATACGCATTGAAATTAATCTAAGCTGTACACCCAGATACCTACTTGTTTAATTATGTAGGTCAATTCTTCAATCTCTGCAGCTTTGTCATCAAAAAGTGATTTTCGTTTTGCCACTGAGAAATAATTAAATTGTCATTAATCATCTTAATGAAAATGTGGTTAAATGCTGTAATTATTCTGTACCACagaaaatatttccaaaaattaAGCTAGTGCCACGGgacagattctcagcctgcgggtAAATGCAGACCATGATCCACCCCTACgcttttttaaaatctaaaaattgtgcctgcacctgaaagcatTGCTTTGGCCCAGGTGCAGCAACACACAGCATATTTCAGCTGGAAATGCAGTTTTGGGCCTGAAAACGCTGTAGTTACCTGCATCTAGTTAACTGCTCCTACATAATTagtatgtatttgtgtgtatatatatataccaatttaTTTTATAACCAGAATAATCTGATTCAGAGTCAGAGGGATAAAGCTGTGGCTACATTCAGTCACATTTGGTTAAGATTCACACATTAATCAGCAGTGTGCAGAAAGCCTCAATTAAGACTGAAAACAACTTAAGCAAGCCATATATGCCCTGGATGCTTTAAACAACTTTGCCCATACTGCCTGTTAACCTTTCTTGACCAGCATCACTGGGGGATGGCAATAGGTCCAAACTGAATATGTAATCTTCTAATGCACCATGCAGCTGAATGTGGAATAAATGCGGAACTTCGTTTACTGCAGATATAATAAAATGCAGTCATCTATGTATTTGGTCAGAGAGGTACTATGTGTATTGTTGGACACCTTTTAGGTTGGGCCTGTAGATGATCACCTTTGAATGCCCTGACTCAAGTTCATATTTTTTATGTGATCTTGTAATCACTTGCGCTGAAACagaattttattataaaaacttTTGCTCTCTCttttcacatacacacacacacagggttaattGCAGAAGTGTTAAATACTTACATATTGTCAGTTTCTCCAGTTTGCTAAATGTGTTACTGAGATCCTTTCCAATGCGTCTGCAATTGAAAAACAATAATTGAAAAAGGAATCAATAAAATGGAGAGTATAAAGAAAGAAGCACAAGACACAAGGGTTGTTTAACAGAGAAAGGGGCAGCCCATAATAAGTTGTATTACTAACACCTGATTACGGGCTGCCCCTTAGTCTTGTTTTGTTAAATGGAGTGATGCATCTAATGGTACAGCAGAGAGATTACTTTGCACTATGCACAGGTTTAAAGCTGAAAATCTAAGATTTACAAATTAGAGTAAAACCACAATATCGTTATAACTAGAGGGtgaaaagcaacacaagcactacAAATGAACATCAGCCCACATCTTGCTGGCTTAAGTGAGATGACTGGATGGAACATAACCTTCTACTTACTTGGCCATTAGGGTGAATTCACTTCTTTGCTTAACAGCACTTAGAGTCGGAGATGACAACTGTACACCAttctataaaaaaacaaacatatatttaaatcGTAAATTACTTTTTCATCATGTGAATATCTTTTACCCAGACCCCAAAGACATTTTCTTCTTCCCCCATCAATTGCCAACCTGGCGTCCCTGCAGAGATTTGCAAGCAGAAATGAACTCAGCAGTGCGGTCCCGACAGGACATGATGTCAGCTGGGGGAACTGGAAGAGGAGCAACAGGAAACTCTGAAGCAGGAACCAGGACCTGAGTCTGGGATGGTCCTATGTATATTCCGTTGTCTGTGTTACGGGACCCGAGACGTTTACGAGCGTTCATGGGGCCAGGACCAGctgtgggaaaaataaaaaggtttaatcCAGAGAATATATAGTAAAGTTTAAAGGGTTGTGAGCTACTGAACGGATTGTATATATTATGGATTTATGCACATTTGCATGTGTTTTTGTGGTGATAAGTGAAAGAGGCATTATAACAGCTGGCACAACAGTGCCAATGGCTGAACTGGCAAAGCTCCTGCAGGCAGAGAAAAGTATTTTAACTTCCTCCCAGAGAGTCTTGTGTACCACAGGCGTAAatgttaatatataaatacagctagAATCCCAGGAATAAAGCAGTAGCTTATACCTGCCTGTGTACGCACAATAATTactataatttctttaaaatgatctttattaattttcaaaaaaaaaaataaaaaattctctaGGAAATTACTTTACTAAACAATACAGGATGTTTTCAAAGACAAGTTGAAATCTGTTGACATTATATAAAAGCAGCCCAAATGGACAGCCAATAATGGAACCTTGATACTGGCAGGAGCCTACTCAAAACAGACATGGAAAATcacacagaggaaaaaaaacactctttgcttaaaatgtaaacaattacattttatgaCAATTACATATGCAGAATGCCAATCAAAAAACACGCAGCTCAGCATTTTTAGCCTATTACAAAAAGAATGAAGACAGCAAGTGCTACCTCATGCAGTATTTAGCAGGCATACTACGAGAAGAAGGCTGTTTAACAGAGGATCACAGGCAACTGTGTGGGGTCAAATTTTGGATATCCTACAACTATTTACACTGAAGGAAAGAAATTCCCAAAACGATGCTGACAAGATAGATGCACCATCCCAATCTGAAAAGGGGTATTCTATTTAAACACTCAATGTAgagtaacatttttaaaatgaatattaaagaCCACACTAATATGCCTGGAGTGCCAAGAGCTAAAACAGACAGCGCACAAACATGTGGTATGTACACTAATGCAGTCAGGAATAAGTGAAAA
Encoded proteins:
- the stx5 gene encoding syntaxin-5 isoform X1 translates to MNARKRLGSRNTDNGIYIGPSQTQVLVPASEFPVAPLPVPPADIMSCRDRTAEFISACKSLQGRQNGVQLSSPTLSAVKQRSEFTLMAKRIGKDLSNTFSKLEKLTILAKRKSLFDDKAAEIEELTYIIKQDIGSLNQQIAQLQSFVRARGSQSGRHLQTHSNTVVVSLQSKLASMSNDFKSVLEVRTENLKQQRSRREHFSQGQVALPLHHNSLGPSVLLQDDSRRQGDVTIEMDSRVSQQLQLIDEQDSYIQSRADTMQNIESTIVELGSIFQQLAHMVKEQEETIQRIDGNVEDTQLNVEGAHQEILKYFQSVTSNRWLMIKIFLILIVFFIIFVVFLA
- the stx5 gene encoding syntaxin-5, which codes for MSCRDRTAEFISACKSLQGRQNGVQLSSPTLSAVKQRSEFTLMAKRIGKDLSNTFSKLEKLTILAKRKSLFDDKAAEIEELTYIIKQDIGSLNQQIAQLQSFVRARGSQSGRHLQTHSNTVVVSLQSKLASMSNDFKSVLEVRTENLKQQRSRREHFSQGQVALPLHHNSLGPSVLLQDDSRRQGDVTIEMDSRVSQQLQLIDEQDSYIQSRADTMQNIESTIVELGSIFQQLAHMVKEQEETIQRIDGNVEDTQLNVEGAHQEILKYFQSVTSNRWLMIKIFLILIVFFIIFVVFLA